One stretch of Deinobacterium chartae DNA includes these proteins:
- a CDS encoding ABC transporter permease subunit — translation MRPRAQTRSVLLTVGPAIGWIGLFLVIPGVVLLLYSFLSIDDIGRVVPPLTLENYGRLIAWGPLGINFVYWEILGRSLWVALVTTVLCVLLAFPVAFFIAAQRPSARPLWLTLLVIPFWTNLVIRAYAWMFLLAPSSPITQAAAALGLVERGAALYPSDFAVYIGMVSTFLPFMALPLYTAVERIDWSLAEAAADLYAGRWQAFWAAVFPQTVPGLVAGVILVTIPATGMFVVSDLLGGGKTMLLGNVIQQEFGTSNDYPFGAALSFLVMGLTLLGLGLYARIAGRRALSGVGDLL, via the coding sequence GTGCGCCCGCGCGCACAGACGCGCTCGGTCCTGCTTACGGTGGGGCCAGCGATCGGGTGGATCGGGCTGTTCCTGGTCATCCCCGGCGTGGTCCTGCTGCTCTACAGCTTTTTGTCCATCGACGACATCGGGCGGGTGGTGCCGCCCCTGACCCTGGAGAACTACGGTCGGCTGATCGCCTGGGGACCGCTGGGCATCAACTTCGTGTACTGGGAGATCTTGGGCCGCTCGCTGTGGGTGGCGCTCGTCACCACGGTGCTGTGCGTGCTGCTCGCGTTCCCGGTGGCCTTCTTCATCGCCGCGCAACGCCCCTCGGCGCGCCCGCTGTGGCTTACGCTGCTGGTCATTCCGTTCTGGACCAACCTGGTGATCCGGGCCTACGCCTGGATGTTTCTGCTGGCCCCCTCCTCGCCCATCACCCAGGCGGCCGCTGCCCTGGGCCTGGTGGAGCGCGGGGCCGCCCTGTACCCCAGCGACTTCGCGGTGTACATCGGGATGGTCTCGACCTTTTTGCCGTTCATGGCGCTGCCGCTGTACACCGCCGTGGAGCGCATCGACTGGTCGCTGGCCGAGGCGGCCGCCGACCTGTACGCGGGCCGCTGGCAGGCCTTCTGGGCCGCGGTGTTTCCGCAGACCGTACCCGGGCTGGTGGCCGGCGTGATTCTGGTGACCATTCCGGCCACGGGCATGTTCGTGGTCTCGGACCTGCTGGGCGGCGGCAAGACCATGCTGCTGGGCAACGTGATCCAGCAGGAATTCGGCACCTCGAACGACTACCCCTTCGGGGCGGCCCTCTCCTTCTTGGTGATGGGCCTGACCCTGCTGGGCCTGGGGCTGTACGCCCGCATCGCCGGACGCAGGGCCCTCTCGGGCGTGGGAGACCTGCTGTGA
- a CDS encoding ABC transporter ATP-binding protein produces the protein MLNMNDRQGRELSSEVDVDLRGIRKDFDGQPALRGIDLEIRRGEFFSLLGPSGCGKTTLLRILAGFEQADTGTVRIRGKDVSQLPPNRRNVNTVFQSYALFPHMSVEDNVAFGLRMRGVPRAQQLSRVRAALELVEIEPLRTRMPAELSGGQRQRVALARALVNEPEVLLLDEPLSALDARLRKSLQVQLMNLQQRLGITFIFVTHDQEEALVTSDRIAVMRAGRIEQIGPAHEVYENPRTSFVAEFLGSSNFLEATTAEGRRVRSPLGELELLEAPARSGELLLTVRPEKIQLSSSGFGSAPNQLPATVTDVIYTGEMDKYVLDIAGHTVYASDINADKEDEGWEVGSRLIAHLPPRSLVVLEGGRAGAAEAML, from the coding sequence ATGTTGAACATGAACGACCGCCAGGGACGCGAGCTTTCCAGCGAGGTCGACGTCGACCTGCGCGGCATCCGCAAGGACTTCGACGGCCAGCCGGCACTGCGCGGCATCGACCTCGAGATCCGGCGCGGCGAGTTTTTCTCGCTGCTGGGACCGTCAGGCTGCGGTAAGACCACGCTGCTGCGCATCCTGGCCGGTTTCGAGCAGGCCGACACGGGCACGGTCCGCATCCGTGGCAAGGACGTCTCGCAGCTGCCGCCCAACCGCCGCAACGTCAACACCGTGTTCCAGAGCTACGCGCTGTTTCCGCACATGAGCGTGGAGGACAACGTGGCCTTCGGGCTGCGGATGCGCGGCGTACCCAGGGCCCAGCAGCTCAGCCGGGTGCGCGCGGCCCTCGAGCTGGTCGAGATCGAACCGCTGCGCACGCGCATGCCCGCCGAGCTCTCGGGCGGCCAGCGCCAGCGCGTGGCGCTGGCCCGCGCGCTGGTCAACGAGCCCGAGGTGTTGCTGCTCGACGAGCCGCTCTCGGCGCTCGACGCCCGATTGCGCAAGAGCTTGCAGGTGCAGCTGATGAACCTGCAACAGCGCCTGGGCATCACCTTCATCTTCGTGACCCACGACCAGGAAGAAGCGCTGGTCACCTCGGACCGCATCGCGGTCATGCGTGCCGGACGCATCGAGCAGATCGGCCCGGCGCACGAGGTGTACGAGAACCCGCGCACCTCCTTTGTCGCCGAGTTCCTGGGCTCGAGCAACTTCCTCGAGGCGACCACCGCCGAAGGACGGCGGGTGCGCAGCCCCCTCGGCGAGCTCGAGCTGCTCGAGGCCCCCGCGCGCAGCGGCGAACTGCTGCTCACCGTGCGCCCCGAGAAGATCCAGCTCTCCAGCAGCGGCTTCGGAAGCGCGCCCAACCAGCTGCCCGCCACGGTCACCGACGTGATCTACACCGGAGAGATGGACAAGTACGTCCTCGATATCGCCGGGCACACCGTGTACGCCTCGGACATCAACGCGGACAAGGAAGACGAGGGCTGGGAGGTGGGCTCACGGCTGATTGCCCACCTGCCCCCGCGCAGCCTGGTGGTCCTCGAGGGAGGTCGCGCCGGGGCCGCCGAGGCGATGCTGTGA
- a CDS encoding DUF4870 domain-containing protein, giving the protein MNEPYRIEPEDRTMVIINHLSPLLVWIFPAIPVGNVIGALGAWLLTRDRSPVVDLQGKQVVNFQLSLTLYFFLFGLVFWTIGILTLGLGLLLLWPVWILWYLLQLIPMVLAVKATLEGYTYTYPLTIAFLK; this is encoded by the coding sequence ATGAACGAGCCGTACCGCATCGAACCCGAGGACCGGACCATGGTGATCATCAACCACCTTTCTCCGCTGCTGGTGTGGATTTTTCCCGCCATTCCGGTGGGGAATGTGATCGGAGCGCTGGGGGCTTGGCTGCTGACCCGCGACCGTTCCCCGGTGGTGGATCTCCAGGGCAAGCAAGTGGTGAATTTCCAGCTGTCCTTGACCCTGTACTTCTTCCTGTTTGGCCTCGTGTTCTGGACCATCGGCATTCTGACCCTGGGTTTAGGCCTGCTGCTGCTGTGGCCGGTCTGGATTCTGTGGTACCTGCTGCAGCTGATCCCGATGGTACTGGCGGTCAAGGCGACCCTCGAGGGCTATACCTACACCTACCCGCTCACCATCGCCTTTCTGAAGTGA
- a CDS encoding methyltransferase, whose amino-acid sequence MNTTLHVPGGGDLELRRYPLRRNEQLQAWDSADELILQHLQPVDLEGRRVLILNDAFGALSCALRDFDVTTYTDSFVGMQAIGLNLQRNPGQGAVRLIHDLSDLSGTYDLVLLRPPKNLSFLEDLLCRLSSHLHPASRLVCGVMVKHQSRGAFELIGRIIGETRTSLAHKKARLIFADFQREPTASPHPRSVSLEGFDLPFVHHSNLFSREKLDIGTRFFLEHLPAGNFETILDLGCANGAVGVRAKQQNPAARVIFSDDSYMAVLSARANFARHFPGDPAGADFVWTNCYEDGPPQSLDLVLCNPPFHQGTTVGDFIARQMFSDAHRALRPGGLLRVIGNAHLGYPQELRRIFGNGHVIATNPKFLIVDARKR is encoded by the coding sequence ATGAACACCACGCTGCACGTGCCCGGAGGGGGAGACCTCGAGCTGAGGCGTTATCCGCTGCGCCGCAACGAACAGCTTCAGGCCTGGGACAGCGCGGACGAACTGATCTTGCAGCACCTGCAGCCCGTAGATCTCGAGGGGCGGCGCGTGCTGATCCTGAACGACGCCTTTGGAGCCCTGAGCTGTGCGCTGCGGGACTTCGACGTGACCACCTACACGGACTCGTTTGTCGGCATGCAGGCGATTGGCCTGAACCTGCAGCGAAACCCGGGCCAGGGCGCCGTGCGGCTGATTCATGACCTGTCGGACCTGTCGGGCACGTACGACCTGGTGCTGCTGCGCCCGCCCAAAAACCTGTCGTTCCTCGAGGACCTGCTGTGCCGCCTGAGCTCGCACCTGCACCCGGCCTCCCGGCTGGTGTGCGGGGTCATGGTCAAGCACCAGTCCAGGGGGGCTTTCGAGCTGATCGGCCGCATCATCGGCGAGACCCGCACCAGCTTGGCCCACAAGAAGGCCCGCTTGATCTTTGCGGACTTTCAGCGCGAACCGACCGCCTCGCCCCATCCGCGCAGCGTTTCCCTCGAGGGCTTCGACCTGCCCTTTGTGCACCACTCGAACCTGTTCAGCCGCGAAAAGCTCGACATCGGAACGCGCTTTTTTCTGGAGCACCTTCCCGCTGGAAACTTTGAAACCATCCTCGACCTGGGATGCGCCAACGGCGCGGTGGGGGTGCGGGCCAAACAGCAAAATCCGGCGGCGCGTGTGATCTTCAGCGACGACTCGTACATGGCGGTCCTGAGTGCGCGTGCGAACTTCGCCCGGCACTTTCCCGGGGATCCCGCCGGGGCCGATTTTGTCTGGACCAACTGCTACGAGGACGGACCGCCGCAGTCGCTCGATCTGGTGCTGTGCAACCCGCCGTTTCACCAGGGAACCACGGTCGGCGACTTTATCGCGCGGCAGATGTTCTCGGACGCGCACCGCGCCCTGAGGCCGGGCGGGCTGCTGCGGGTCATCGGCAACGCGCACCTGGGGTACCCGCAGGAACTGCGGCGGATCTTCGGAAATGGCCACGTCATTGCCACGAACCCGAAATTCCTGATCGTGGACGCGCGCAAGCGCTAG
- a CDS encoding HU family DNA-binding protein, whose protein sequence is MADKIAKTQLIDLVADKTNLSKKQASEAVSAVLDSIVEALRKGQSVGLPGLGTFSVTETKERSGVRPGTTDRITIPAGKKIRFKVATTLKGEL, encoded by the coding sequence ATGGCAGACAAAATTGCGAAGACCCAGCTGATCGATCTCGTCGCCGACAAGACCAACCTCTCCAAGAAGCAGGCCAGCGAGGCCGTCAGCGCCGTGCTGGACTCGATCGTCGAGGCGCTGCGCAAGGGCCAGAGCGTCGGCCTGCCTGGCCTCGGTACCTTCAGCGTTACCGAGACCAAGGAGCGTAGCGGCGTGCGCCCCGGCACCACCGACCGCATCACCATCCCGGCGGGCAAGAAGATCCGCTTCAAGGTTGCGACCACCCTCAAGGGCGAGCTCTAA
- a CDS encoding ABC transporter permease subunit — translation MRRTSTGLKLLTALVFVFLYLPLGAVALFSFNDSQYSVAWQGFTTRWYGEMLQNEAILNAVGNTVVLAVSSTVIATLLGTLLAFGLARYRFRAKPLVQSALFLPIITPDIVIALSLLLFYKFVRQYTGLFELGMTTMIIAHVTFQVAFVTVVVRSRLALLDPALEEAARDLYASSWQNFRYVTLPLMTPGILAGALLAFTLSVDDFVISFFTSGTGSTTLPILIYTSVRRGITPDINAISTVIIAVTIVLVFAANYAASRRKPA, via the coding sequence GTGAGGCGCACCTCTACCGGACTGAAACTCCTCACCGCGCTGGTGTTCGTGTTCCTGTACCTGCCGCTGGGTGCGGTGGCCCTGTTCTCGTTCAACGACTCGCAGTACTCGGTCGCGTGGCAGGGCTTCACCACCCGCTGGTACGGTGAGATGCTCCAGAACGAGGCGATCTTGAACGCCGTGGGGAACACGGTCGTTCTGGCCGTATCCTCCACGGTGATCGCGACCCTGCTGGGCACCCTGCTGGCCTTCGGTCTGGCACGCTACCGCTTCCGCGCCAAGCCGCTGGTGCAGTCGGCCCTGTTCCTGCCGATCATCACGCCGGACATCGTGATAGCACTCTCCCTGCTGCTGTTTTACAAGTTCGTGCGCCAGTACACCGGCCTGTTCGAGCTCGGCATGACCACCATGATCATCGCGCACGTCACCTTCCAAGTCGCTTTCGTGACCGTGGTGGTGCGCAGCCGCCTCGCGCTGCTCGACCCGGCCCTCGAGGAGGCCGCCCGCGACCTGTACGCCAGCTCCTGGCAGAACTTCCGCTACGTCACGCTGCCGCTGATGACCCCGGGCATCCTGGCCGGCGCGCTGCTGGCCTTCACGCTGTCGGTCGACGATTTCGTGATCTCGTTTTTCACCTCGGGTACGGGCAGCACCACCTTGCCGATCCTGATCTACACCTCGGTGCGGCGCGGCATCACCCCGGACATCAACGCCATCTCGACCGTCATCATCGCCGTGACCATCGTGCTGGTCTTCGCCGCCAACTACGCAGCCTCGAGGAGGAAACCCGCTTGA
- the rnhA gene encoding ribonuclease HI, giving the protein MTTLPSQSVAGCIQPPVPPQGQTVWLYSDGACDTTKGHGGWATILRYGDRELELSGHESGTTNNRMELMGLIAGLRALKRPCTVLVVTDSQYLRKAFTDRWILNWQQNGWKTASKEPVKNQDLWEELIELARKHALHFVWVRGHSGHAYNERVDKLAVQERLKLRK; this is encoded by the coding sequence GTGACCACGCTTCCCTCCCAGTCCGTTGCGGGCTGCATTCAGCCCCCAGTTCCCCCGCAGGGGCAGACGGTCTGGCTTTACAGCGACGGTGCCTGTGATACCACCAAGGGCCACGGCGGCTGGGCCACCATCTTGCGCTACGGCGACCGCGAGCTCGAACTCTCGGGCCACGAATCCGGCACCACCAACAACCGCATGGAGCTGATGGGCCTGATCGCCGGACTGCGCGCGCTCAAGCGCCCCTGCACGGTTTTGGTGGTCACCGACAGCCAGTACCTGCGCAAGGCCTTCACCGACCGCTGGATCCTCAACTGGCAGCAAAACGGTTGGAAAACCGCCTCCAAGGAGCCGGTCAAGAACCAGGACCTGTGGGAGGAGCTGATCGAGCTGGCCCGCAAGCACGCGCTGCACTTCGTATGGGTGCGGGGACACAGCGGGCACGCGTACAACGAGCGGGTCGATAAGCTGGCGGTGCAAGAACGGCTGAAGCTGAGAAAGTAA
- a CDS encoding polyamine ABC transporter substrate-binding protein → MKRPKLKWGLAALLLASLAGAQSPKPQADDRTLYLYIWSEYIDDAIVEDFEKKFGVNVVIDLYESNEDMLAKLLGGGVSQYDLVVPSDYAIPAMIQQKLLAPLEHHKLPNFKNLDPKFVNPPFDPGNRYSIPYQWGTQGLAYRADLVQDLPRSWGVLFDPELQQGPFVLNDTMRDTMGSAAIYLGYSVNTTDPDELRDIERLLRATTPRAHSFVGGVGGKNQLLAGVATVAMVYAGDALKAAEENENIRYFVPDEGGIVWVDNIAITAGARHKDLAHAFINYLLEADVGARLSEYNWYASPNRASLPLIDPELREDESVFPSPELMKKLQFQEDIGKQRRLWDTVWTNIKN, encoded by the coding sequence TTGAAACGCCCGAAGCTCAAATGGGGGCTGGCGGCCCTGCTGCTGGCCAGCCTGGCCGGGGCGCAGAGCCCCAAACCGCAGGCCGATGACCGCACGCTGTACCTGTACATCTGGTCCGAGTACATCGACGACGCCATCGTGGAGGACTTCGAGAAGAAGTTTGGCGTTAACGTGGTGATCGACCTGTACGAGTCGAACGAGGACATGCTGGCCAAGCTGCTCGGCGGTGGGGTGAGCCAGTATGACCTGGTCGTTCCCAGCGATTACGCCATTCCCGCCATGATCCAGCAGAAGCTGCTCGCCCCGCTCGAGCACCACAAACTCCCGAACTTCAAGAACCTCGATCCCAAGTTCGTGAACCCGCCGTTTGACCCGGGCAACCGCTACTCGATTCCCTACCAGTGGGGCACCCAGGGACTGGCTTACCGCGCCGACCTGGTCCAGGACCTGCCCCGGTCGTGGGGTGTGCTGTTCGACCCCGAGCTGCAGCAGGGACCGTTCGTCCTGAACGACACCATGCGCGACACCATGGGTTCGGCGGCCATCTACCTGGGCTATTCGGTGAACACCACCGACCCGGACGAACTGCGCGACATCGAACGCCTGCTCAGGGCCACCACCCCGCGCGCCCACTCGTTCGTAGGCGGCGTGGGCGGCAAGAACCAGCTGCTGGCCGGGGTCGCCACCGTGGCGATGGTGTACGCCGGAGACGCCCTCAAAGCTGCCGAGGAGAACGAGAACATCCGCTACTTCGTGCCCGACGAGGGCGGCATCGTGTGGGTGGACAACATCGCCATCACCGCCGGAGCGCGTCACAAGGACCTCGCGCACGCCTTTATCAACTACCTGCTCGAGGCGGACGTGGGGGCGAGGCTGTCCGAATACAACTGGTACGCCTCGCCCAACCGGGCCTCACTGCCCCTGATCGATCCCGAACTGCGCGAGGACGAGTCGGTGTTCCCCAGCCCCGAACTGATGAAGAAGCTGCAGTTCCAGGAGGACATCGGCAAGCAGCGCCGCCTGTGGGACACGGTCTGGACCAACATCAAGAACTGA